Proteins encoded within one genomic window of Streptomyces sp. NBC_00523:
- a CDS encoding sulfite exporter TauE/SafE family protein codes for MPDITLTTLVVLCLAAAAAGWVDAVVGGGGLLLLPALLLGLPHLPAAQILGTNKAVAIVGTSGAAVTYARKAPVKVGTAVRIGFAALAGSMTGAFFAAGISSEVLRPVIMVVLLAVAGFVMLRPQFGRAAGDGVPPQVTRARRITAIALVGGGIGLYDGLFGPGTGTFLVLALTAVLHLDLVTASATAKIVNVCTNAGALAMFAYQGNVLWQLAALMAVFNLAGGLLGARMALRKGSEFVRGVLLLVVFSLVAKLGFDQWQS; via the coding sequence ATGCCGGACATCACCCTGACCACCCTTGTCGTGCTGTGCCTCGCCGCCGCCGCGGCGGGCTGGGTCGACGCGGTGGTCGGGGGCGGCGGACTGCTTCTGCTGCCCGCGCTGCTGCTCGGTCTGCCGCACCTGCCGGCCGCGCAGATCCTCGGCACCAACAAGGCGGTCGCCATCGTCGGCACCTCGGGCGCCGCCGTCACCTACGCGCGCAAGGCTCCGGTGAAGGTGGGCACGGCGGTCCGGATCGGGTTCGCGGCCCTGGCCGGGTCGATGACCGGCGCGTTCTTCGCCGCCGGGATCAGCAGCGAGGTGCTGCGGCCGGTGATCATGGTGGTGCTGCTGGCGGTCGCCGGGTTCGTGATGCTGCGGCCCCAGTTCGGCCGGGCCGCCGGGGACGGCGTCCCGCCCCAGGTCACCCGGGCCCGCAGGATCACCGCGATCGCCCTGGTGGGCGGCGGCATCGGCCTGTACGACGGACTGTTCGGCCCCGGTACGGGCACCTTCCTGGTGCTCGCCCTGACCGCCGTGCTCCACCTCGACCTGGTGACCGCGTCGGCCACCGCGAAGATCGTCAACGTCTGCACCAACGCCGGGGCGCTCGCGATGTTCGCGTACCAGGGCAACGTGCTGTGGCAGCTGGCGGCGCTGATGGCGGTGTTCAACCTGGCGGGCGGGCTGCTGGGCGCGCGGATGGCGCTGCGCAAGGGCAGCGAGTTCGTGCGCGGGGTGCTGCTGTTGGTGGTGTTCTCGCTGGTGGCGAAGCTCGGGTTCGACCAGTGGCAGAGCTGA
- the nirB gene encoding nitrite reductase large subunit NirB, which yields MPVSTPPTAPTSGPAAVPTLVVVGHGMVGQRFLEALAERGLTGAAGTARVVVLCEEPRAAYDRVQLTSYFAGRTPDDLSMVEDGFMERHGFELRLGDPAVAVDRAARTVTARSGEVFAYDTLVLATGSYPFVPPVPGKDSTGCFVYRTIEDLLAIEEYAKNATTGAVVGGGLLGLEAAGALKGLGLETHVVEFAPRLMPVQVDEGGGAALLRTIEDMGLTVHTGVGTQEVTAGEDGAVTGMALSDGSALATDLVVFSAGVRPRDQLARECGLAVGERGGIVVDEECRTSDPAVFAIGECALASDGRVYGLVAPGYEMALTAAEVIAGRAAAFTGADLSTKLKLLGVDVASFGDAHGTAEGCLDVVYSDARSGVYKKLVMAADGTLLGGVLVGDADQYGTLRPMTGSVLPVAPEQLVLPAGAGGPVALGPSSLPDEAVICSCHNVTKGTICEHTTLPEVKKCTKAGTGCGSCVKVIGQLLPQSQDAGLCGCFAYTRSELYEIVRTLRITSYADLLDSHGREEARGGDGCEVCKPTVGSVIASLAPTVGASGYVLDGEQAALQDTNDHFLANLQRNGSYSIVPRIPGGEITPEKLIVIGEVARDFGLYTKITGGQRIDLFGARVDQLPLIWTRLVDAGFESGHAYGKSLRTVKSCVGQTWCRYGVQDSVKMAIDLELRYRGLRSPHKLKSAVSGCARECAEARGKDFGIIATAGGWNLYVGGNGGATPRHADLLAQDLSDAELIRLIDRFLMFYIRTADRLERTSAWLERIEGGLEHVRDVVVHDSLGLCEELERLMADHVRGYRDEWAETINDPERLRRFVTFVNAPDAPDPSVKFVPERDQVKPDLDILAGPVLAIRTLEGTAS from the coding sequence ATGCCGGTGTCCACTCCCCCGACCGCCCCCACCTCAGGCCCTGCCGCCGTGCCGACGCTCGTGGTCGTCGGACACGGGATGGTCGGCCAGCGCTTCCTGGAGGCCCTGGCCGAGCGCGGTCTGACCGGCGCAGCCGGGACCGCCCGGGTCGTCGTCCTGTGCGAGGAGCCCCGCGCCGCCTACGACCGGGTCCAGCTGACCTCGTACTTCGCCGGGAGGACCCCGGACGACCTGTCGATGGTCGAGGACGGCTTCATGGAGCGGCACGGCTTCGAACTGCGGCTCGGCGACCCGGCGGTGGCCGTGGACCGCGCCGCCCGTACGGTCACCGCGCGGTCCGGCGAGGTCTTCGCGTACGACACGCTGGTCCTGGCGACCGGGTCCTATCCGTTCGTGCCGCCGGTCCCCGGCAAGGACAGCACCGGCTGCTTCGTCTACCGGACGATCGAGGACCTGCTCGCCATCGAGGAGTACGCGAAGAACGCGACGACCGGCGCGGTGGTCGGCGGCGGGCTGCTCGGCCTGGAGGCGGCCGGCGCGCTGAAGGGCCTCGGCCTGGAGACGCACGTCGTGGAGTTCGCGCCCCGGCTGATGCCCGTCCAGGTGGACGAGGGCGGGGGCGCGGCGCTGCTGCGCACCATCGAGGACATGGGCCTGACCGTGCACACCGGGGTCGGTACGCAGGAGGTGACCGCGGGCGAGGACGGCGCGGTGACCGGGATGGCGCTCTCCGACGGGTCCGCGCTGGCCACGGACCTGGTGGTGTTCTCGGCCGGGGTGCGTCCGCGCGACCAGCTGGCCCGGGAGTGCGGGCTCGCGGTCGGCGAGCGCGGCGGGATCGTCGTGGACGAGGAGTGCCGGACCTCCGACCCGGCGGTCTTCGCCATCGGCGAGTGCGCGCTCGCCTCGGACGGCCGGGTGTACGGGCTGGTGGCGCCGGGTTATGAGATGGCGCTGACCGCCGCCGAGGTGATCGCCGGCAGGGCGGCCGCGTTCACCGGCGCCGACCTGTCGACCAAGCTGAAGCTGCTCGGCGTGGACGTGGCCTCGTTCGGCGACGCGCACGGCACCGCCGAGGGCTGCCTCGACGTCGTGTACTCGGACGCCCGCTCCGGGGTCTACAAGAAGCTGGTGATGGCGGCGGACGGCACCCTGCTGGGCGGGGTCCTCGTGGGCGACGCCGACCAGTACGGCACGCTGCGCCCGATGACCGGGAGCGTGCTGCCGGTCGCCCCCGAGCAGCTGGTGCTCCCGGCGGGCGCGGGCGGCCCGGTGGCGCTCGGCCCCTCCTCGCTGCCCGACGAGGCGGTGATCTGCTCCTGCCACAACGTCACCAAGGGCACGATCTGCGAGCACACCACGCTCCCCGAGGTGAAGAAGTGCACCAAGGCGGGCACCGGCTGCGGCAGTTGCGTCAAGGTGATCGGCCAGCTGCTCCCGCAGAGCCAGGACGCGGGCCTGTGCGGCTGCTTCGCGTACACCCGCAGCGAGCTGTACGAGATCGTCCGCACCCTGCGCATCACCTCGTACGCGGACCTCCTCGACTCCCACGGGCGGGAGGAGGCCCGGGGCGGCGACGGCTGCGAGGTCTGCAAGCCGACGGTCGGCTCGGTCATCGCCTCGCTCGCCCCGACGGTCGGCGCCAGCGGCTATGTCCTGGACGGCGAGCAGGCGGCCCTCCAGGACACCAACGACCACTTCCTGGCCAACCTCCAGCGCAACGGCTCGTACTCGATCGTGCCGCGCATACCCGGCGGCGAGATCACCCCGGAGAAGCTGATCGTGATCGGCGAGGTGGCCCGCGACTTCGGGCTCTACACCAAGATCACCGGAGGTCAGCGCATCGACCTCTTCGGCGCCCGGGTCGACCAGCTGCCGCTGATCTGGACCCGGCTCGTCGACGCGGGGTTCGAGTCCGGGCACGCGTACGGGAAGTCGCTGCGCACGGTCAAGTCCTGTGTCGGGCAGACCTGGTGCCGCTACGGCGTGCAGGACTCCGTGAAGATGGCGATCGACCTGGAGCTGCGCTACCGGGGTCTGCGCTCCCCGCACAAGCTGAAGTCGGCGGTCTCGGGGTGCGCCCGCGAGTGCGCGGAGGCCCGGGGCAAGGACTTCGGGATCATCGCCACGGCGGGCGGCTGGAACCTCTACGTGGGCGGCAACGGCGGCGCCACCCCGCGCCACGCCGACCTGCTCGCCCAGGACCTGTCCGACGCCGAACTGATCCGGCTGATCGACCGGTTCCTGATGTTCTACATCCGCACCGCGGACCGGCTGGAGCGCACCTCGGCCTGGCTGGAGCGCATCGAGGGCGGCCTGGAGCACGTCCGGGACGTCGTGGTGCACGACAGCCTCGGGCTCTGCGAGGAGCTGGAGCGGCTGATGGCCGACCATGTGCGCGGCTACCGCGACGAGTGGGCCGAGACCATCAACGACCCGGAGCGGCTGCGCCGGTTCGTCACCTTCGTCAACGCGCCCGACGCGCCCGACCCGTCGGTGAAGTTCGTCCCGGAACGCGACCAGGTCAAGCCCGACCTGGACATCCTCGCGGGCCCGGTTCTCGCCATCCGCACTCTTGAAGGGACCGCCTCCTGA
- the nirD gene encoding nitrite reductase small subunit NirD, which yields MTTQTLDTAQDTRTVRLAAGDGWLTVCDRSLLTPGRGVAALLPDGRQVALFLDRAGRTYAIDNRDPFTGAYVLSRGLVGSDGGQPFVASPLLKQRFDLATGACLDDDEVSVPVFEVRAD from the coding sequence ATGACCACGCAGACGCTGGACACCGCGCAGGACACCCGGACCGTCCGGCTCGCCGCCGGGGACGGCTGGCTCACGGTGTGCGACCGCTCGCTGCTGACCCCGGGCCGCGGGGTCGCCGCCCTCCTCCCGGACGGCCGGCAGGTCGCGCTCTTCCTGGACCGGGCGGGGCGGACGTACGCCATCGACAACCGCGACCCGTTCACCGGGGCCTACGTCCTCTCGCGGGGCCTGGTCGGCTCGGACGGCGGGCAGCCCTTCGTCGCCTCGCCCCTGCTCAAGCAGCGCTTCGACCTGGCGACGGGGGCCTGCCTGGACGACGACGAGGTCTCCGTACCGGTCTTCGAGGTACGCGCGGACTGA
- a CDS encoding oxidoreductase, translating to MTQGWSARDIPDQSGRTAVVTGANSGIGIVTARELARCGARVLLACRDERRGEEAAARIRYAVRGADVEFAPLDLADLASVRAFAKGLRADRLDLLVNNAGVMALPYGRTADGFETQFGVNHLGHFALTGLLLPRLTATGGARVVTVSSGLHALADIDMGDLNSERNYRRWTAYGRSKTANLLFVHELARRLAAAGSGLVAAAAHPGLAATDLHTAAARMERRRAAERVMNLANVIAQPASAGALPTLYAATAPGVRPDSFTGPRVLGWRGAPGPSWRAARTRGDVAGERLWVASEQLTGVTYAGL from the coding sequence ATGACCCAGGGCTGGAGCGCGCGCGACATACCCGACCAGAGCGGCCGCACCGCCGTGGTGACGGGGGCCAACAGCGGGATCGGGATCGTCACCGCCCGTGAGCTGGCCCGTTGCGGGGCCAGGGTGCTGCTCGCCTGCCGCGACGAACGGCGTGGCGAGGAGGCGGCGGCCCGCATCCGGTACGCGGTGCGCGGCGCGGACGTGGAGTTCGCCCCGCTCGATCTGGCCGATCTGGCCTCGGTGCGCGCGTTCGCCAAGGGCCTCCGGGCGGACCGGCTCGACCTGCTGGTCAACAACGCCGGGGTGATGGCCCTGCCCTACGGGCGGACCGCCGACGGCTTCGAGACCCAGTTCGGCGTCAACCACCTCGGGCACTTCGCGCTCACCGGGCTGCTGCTGCCGAGGCTGACGGCCACCGGGGGCGCCCGGGTGGTGACCGTCTCCAGCGGGCTGCACGCCCTGGCCGACATCGACATGGGCGACCTCAACAGCGAGCGGAACTACCGCCGCTGGACCGCCTACGGCCGCTCGAAGACCGCGAACCTGCTCTTCGTCCACGAGCTGGCCCGGCGGCTCGCGGCGGCCGGCAGCGGACTGGTGGCCGCCGCCGCGCACCCGGGCCTCGCCGCGACCGACCTGCACACGGCGGCGGCCCGGATGGAGCGGCGCCGGGCGGCGGAGCGCGTCATGAACCTCGCCAACGTCATCGCCCAGCCCGCGTCGGCCGGGGCCCTGCCCACGCTGTACGCGGCCACCGCGCCGGGCGTGCGCCCCGACTCGTTCACCGGCCCCCGCGTGCTGGGCTGGCGCGGCGCGCCCGGACCGTCCTGGCGGGCGGCCCGGACGCGCGGCGACGTGGCGGGCGAACGGCTGTGGGTGGCCTCGGAGCAGCTGACCGGGGTGACGTACGCGGGGCTGTAG
- a CDS encoding VOC family protein produces the protein MPQMIFVNLPVKDLETSKNFFAKLGYSFNPQFSDERTACLVISDTIFAMLLQEERFKDFTKKDIADASASTEVILALSADSREKVDELTEAALANGGSPANETQDLGFMYGRSFQDPDHHMWEVVWMDPSAVEG, from the coding sequence ATGCCTCAGATGATCTTCGTGAACCTGCCGGTCAAGGACCTGGAGACGTCGAAGAACTTCTTCGCGAAGCTGGGCTACTCCTTCAACCCGCAGTTCAGCGACGAGCGCACCGCCTGCCTCGTCATCAGCGACACGATCTTCGCGATGCTCCTCCAGGAGGAGCGCTTCAAGGACTTCACCAAGAAGGACATCGCCGACGCGTCCGCGTCCACCGAGGTGATCCTCGCGCTCAGCGCCGACAGCCGGGAGAAGGTGGACGAACTGACCGAGGCCGCCCTCGCCAACGGCGGATCGCCCGCCAACGAGACGCAGGACCTCGGCTTCATGTACGGCCGCTCCTTCCAGGACCCGGACCACCACATGTGGGAGGTCGTCTGGATGGACCCGTCCGCCGTCGAGGGCTGA
- a CDS encoding ArsR/SmtB family transcription factor — protein sequence MLRIHVSGWDLSRVRMASGPDALWETILSFHRLRDRRASAVFGKWRTETRPRLSGEVRLLSAVVPQRGYFPDFLTPSQESAEPLGLDAGMEAVRATPPERLSAEIALLGDPGARRAARLDPLREGGAEPVGRLVAALRDYHRAAVEPYWPHIRSAVEADRAIRGRALLDGGTDELLASLPPVIRWRAPVLEADYPVDRDLHLDGRGLLLQPSYFCRGAPVVLRDPLLPPVLVYPVAHRAAPAFADPGPSLGRLLGQTRSTVLRAIGDGCTTSELARRAGVSLASASQHACVLREAGLVHTLRHGSSVQHTLTPLGGSLLRGGAPVAVS from the coding sequence GTGCTGCGTATCCATGTCTCCGGATGGGACCTTTCCAGGGTGCGGATGGCCTCCGGGCCGGACGCGCTGTGGGAGACCATTCTCAGCTTTCACCGGCTGAGGGACCGGAGGGCTTCCGCGGTCTTCGGGAAATGGCGCACCGAAACCCGCCCACGGTTGAGCGGTGAAGTACGTCTGCTGTCCGCGGTGGTCCCGCAGCGCGGATATTTTCCCGACTTCCTGACGCCTTCTCAGGAAAGCGCCGAACCGCTCGGACTCGACGCCGGAATGGAAGCCGTGCGCGCGACTCCGCCCGAGCGCCTGAGCGCCGAGATCGCTCTCCTCGGGGACCCCGGCGCCCGGCGGGCCGCCCGCCTCGACCCCCTGCGCGAGGGCGGCGCCGAGCCCGTGGGCCGCCTCGTCGCCGCCTTACGGGACTACCACCGCGCCGCCGTCGAGCCGTACTGGCCGCACATCCGCTCCGCCGTCGAGGCCGACCGGGCGATCCGGGGCCGCGCCCTCCTGGACGGCGGCACCGACGAACTGCTCGCCTCGCTGCCCCCGGTCATCCGCTGGCGGGCGCCCGTCCTGGAGGCGGACTACCCCGTGGACCGCGATCTCCACCTGGACGGACGGGGACTGCTCCTCCAGCCGTCCTACTTCTGCCGGGGCGCCCCCGTCGTACTGCGCGACCCCCTGCTCCCGCCGGTCCTGGTCTACCCGGTCGCCCACCGGGCCGCCCCCGCCTTCGCCGACCCGGGCCCCTCGCTCGGCCGGCTCCTCGGGCAGACCCGCTCCACGGTCCTGCGGGCCATCGGCGACGGCTGCACCACCAGCGAACTGGCCCGGCGCGCGGGGGTCTCCCTCGCCTCGGCCAGCCAGCACGCCTGCGTCCTGCGCGAGGCGGGGCTCGTCCACACCCTGCGGCACGGCAGCTCCGTCCAGCACACCCTGACCCCGCTGGGCGGTTCGCTGCTGAGGGGCGGGGCGCCGGTCGCGGTTTCGTGA
- the ppdK gene encoding pyruvate, phosphate dikinase: MSENKDVQKFVYDFTEGNKDLKDLLGGKGANLAEMTNLGLPVPPGFTITTEACKVYLDSGDEPAALRDEVSAHLDALETRMGKKLGQADDPLLVSVRSGAKFSMPGMMDTVLNIGLSDASVAGLAAQAGDERFAWDSYRRLIQMFGKTVLGVDGELFEEALEAAKEAKGVKVDVDLDAGDLKKLVKEFKKIVARDAGRDFPQDAREQMDLAIKAVFDSWNTDRAKLYRRQERIPGDLGTAVNVCSMVFGNLGPDSGTGVAFTRDPASGHQGVYGDYLQNAQGEDVVAGIRNTVPLAELESIDKQSYDQLLTIMETLETHYKDLCDIEFTIERGHLWMLQTRVGKRTAGAAFRIATQLVDQGLIDEAEALQRVNGAQLAQLMFPRFDDTAKTQRLGRGIAASPGAAVGKAVFDSYTAVKWSRSGEKVILIRRETNPDDLDGMIAAEGILTSRGGKTSHAAVVARGMGKTCVCGAEEIEVDTKRRRLTVGDIVVEEGDIVSVDGSTGKVYLGEVPVVPSPVVEYFEGRMHAGADDADELVAAVHRIMAYADRVRRLRVRANADSAEDALRARRFGAQGIGLCRTEHMFLGERREMVEKLILADTDQERETALEQLLPLQKADFIELFEAMDGLPVTVRLLDPPLHEFLPDITELSVRVALAEARKDANENDLRLLQAVHKLHEQNPMLGLRGVRLGLVIPGLFAMQVRAIAEAAAARKNAKGDPRAEIMIPLVGTVQELEIVREEADRVIAEVQAATGTDLKLKIGTMIELPRAALTAAQIAEAAEFFSFGTNDLTQTVWGFSRDDVEASFFTAYLEKGIFGVSPFETIDKDGVGSLVKSAVAAGRATRPDLKLGICGEHGGDPESVHFFHEAGLDYVSCSPFRIPVARLEAGRAAAGARASDSR, translated from the coding sequence GTGTCGGAAAACAAAGATGTGCAGAAGTTCGTCTACGACTTCACCGAAGGCAACAAGGATCTGAAGGACCTCCTCGGCGGGAAGGGGGCCAACCTCGCCGAGATGACCAACCTCGGGCTTCCCGTCCCGCCCGGCTTCACGATCACCACCGAGGCGTGCAAGGTCTACCTGGACAGCGGTGACGAGCCGGCCGCCCTCCGCGACGAGGTGAGTGCGCACCTCGACGCCCTGGAGACGCGGATGGGCAAGAAGCTCGGCCAGGCCGACGATCCGCTGCTGGTCTCCGTACGCTCCGGCGCCAAGTTCTCGATGCCCGGGATGATGGACACCGTCCTCAACATCGGCCTCTCCGACGCCTCCGTGGCGGGCCTCGCCGCCCAGGCCGGTGACGAGCGGTTCGCGTGGGACTCCTACCGCCGGCTGATCCAGATGTTCGGCAAGACCGTGCTCGGGGTGGACGGCGAGCTCTTCGAGGAGGCGCTGGAGGCCGCGAAGGAGGCCAAGGGCGTCAAGGTCGACGTGGACCTCGACGCGGGCGACCTGAAGAAGCTGGTCAAGGAGTTCAAGAAGATCGTCGCGCGGGACGCCGGACGCGACTTCCCGCAGGACGCGCGCGAGCAGATGGACCTGGCCATAAAGGCGGTCTTCGACTCGTGGAACACCGACCGGGCCAAGCTCTACCGCCGCCAGGAGCGCATCCCCGGCGACCTCGGCACCGCCGTCAACGTCTGCTCGATGGTCTTCGGCAACCTCGGCCCCGACTCCGGGACGGGCGTCGCCTTCACCCGCGACCCGGCCAGCGGCCACCAGGGCGTCTACGGCGACTACCTCCAGAACGCGCAGGGCGAGGACGTCGTCGCGGGCATCCGCAACACCGTCCCGCTCGCCGAACTGGAGTCGATCGACAAGCAGTCGTACGACCAGCTGCTGACGATCATGGAGACGCTGGAGACCCACTACAAGGACCTCTGCGACATCGAGTTCACCATCGAGCGCGGCCACCTGTGGATGCTCCAGACCCGGGTCGGCAAGCGCACGGCCGGTGCCGCCTTCCGCATCGCGACCCAGCTGGTGGACCAGGGGCTGATCGACGAGGCCGAGGCCCTTCAGCGGGTCAACGGCGCCCAGCTCGCCCAGCTGATGTTCCCGCGCTTCGACGACACCGCGAAGACCCAGCGGCTCGGCCGGGGCATCGCCGCCTCGCCCGGCGCGGCGGTCGGCAAGGCGGTCTTCGACTCGTACACCGCCGTCAAGTGGTCCCGGTCCGGCGAGAAGGTCATCCTGATCCGCCGCGAGACCAACCCGGACGACTTGGACGGCATGATCGCCGCCGAGGGCATCCTCACCTCGCGCGGCGGGAAGACCTCGCACGCCGCCGTCGTCGCCCGGGGCATGGGCAAGACCTGTGTCTGCGGTGCCGAGGAGATCGAGGTCGACACCAAGCGCCGCCGCCTGACGGTCGGGGACATCGTCGTGGAGGAGGGCGACATCGTCTCCGTCGACGGCTCCACCGGCAAGGTGTACCTCGGCGAGGTCCCCGTCGTGCCGTCCCCCGTGGTCGAGTACTTCGAGGGCCGGATGCACGCGGGCGCCGACGACGCCGACGAACTGGTCGCCGCCGTGCACCGGATCATGGCGTACGCGGACCGGGTGCGCCGGCTGCGGGTGCGGGCCAACGCGGACAGCGCGGAGGACGCCCTGCGCGCCCGCCGCTTCGGCGCCCAGGGCATCGGCCTCTGCCGCACCGAGCACATGTTCCTCGGCGAGCGCCGCGAGATGGTCGAGAAGCTGATCCTGGCCGACACCGACCAGGAGCGCGAGACGGCCCTGGAGCAGCTGCTGCCGCTCCAGAAGGCGGACTTCATCGAGCTGTTCGAGGCGATGGACGGGCTGCCGGTCACCGTGCGGCTCCTCGACCCGCCGCTGCACGAGTTCCTGCCGGACATCACGGAGCTCTCGGTACGCGTGGCCCTCGCCGAGGCCCGCAAGGACGCCAACGAGAACGACCTCAGGCTCCTCCAGGCCGTGCACAAGCTGCACGAGCAGAACCCGATGCTGGGGCTGCGCGGGGTGCGCCTCGGCCTGGTCATCCCCGGCCTGTTCGCCATGCAGGTGCGGGCCATCGCCGAGGCGGCCGCCGCCCGCAAGAACGCCAAGGGCGACCCGCGCGCCGAGATCATGATCCCGCTCGTCGGCACGGTCCAGGAGCTGGAGATCGTCCGCGAGGAGGCGGACCGGGTCATCGCCGAGGTCCAGGCCGCCACCGGTACCGACCTCAAGCTGAAGATCGGCACCATGATCGAGCTGCCGCGCGCCGCGCTGACCGCCGCTCAGATCGCGGAGGCGGCGGAGTTCTTCTCCTTCGGCACCAACGACCTGACCCAGACGGTCTGGGGCTTCTCCCGCGACGACGTGGAGGCCTCCTTCTTCACCGCCTACCTGGAGAAGGGCATCTTCGGGGTGTCGCCGTTCGAGACGATCGACAAGGACGGCGTCGGCTCGCTGGTGAAGAGCGCCGTCGCGGCCGGCCGGGCCACCCGCCCGGACCTGAAGCTGGGCATCTGCGGGGAGCACGGCGGCGACCCCGAGTCGGTGCACTTCTTCCACGAGGCCGGTCTCGACTACGTCTCCTGCTCGCCGTTCCGCATTCCGGTGGCGCGTCTGGAGGCGGGCCGGGCGGCGGCCGGGGCGCGGGCGAGCGACAGCCGCTGA
- the dusB gene encoding tRNA dihydrouridine synthase DusB codes for MTTLAPSPSLLRIGPHTVQPPVVLAPMAGITNAPFRTLCREFSGGKGLFVSEMITTRALVERNEKTMQLIHFDATETPRSIQLYGVDPDTVGKAVSMIVDENLADHIDLNFGCPVPKVTRKGGGSALPYKRPLLRAILHEAVSRAGDLPVTIKMRKGIDDDHLTYLDAGRIAVEEGVTAVALHGRTTAQHYGGTADWDAIARLKEHVPEIPVLGNGDIWCADDALRMMRETGCDGVVVGRGCLGRPWLFGDLVSAFEGTETRQAPTLRTVADVMLRHATLLGEWIGDEARGVIDFRKHVAWYLKGFAVGSEMRKKLAITSSLEELGSQLQELDLDQPWPDGADGPRGRTSGNNRVALPDGWLKDPYDCAGISADAELDTSGG; via the coding sequence ATGACCACGCTCGCCCCCTCGCCCTCGCTGCTCCGCATCGGCCCGCACACCGTGCAGCCGCCGGTGGTCCTCGCGCCCATGGCCGGCATCACCAACGCCCCCTTCCGCACCCTGTGCCGGGAGTTCTCGGGCGGCAAGGGGCTGTTCGTCAGCGAGATGATCACGACGAGGGCCCTGGTCGAGCGCAACGAGAAGACCATGCAGCTCATCCACTTCGACGCGACCGAGACCCCGCGCTCGATCCAGCTGTACGGAGTGGACCCGGACACGGTCGGCAAGGCCGTCAGCATGATCGTGGACGAGAACCTCGCCGACCACATCGACCTCAACTTCGGCTGCCCGGTCCCCAAGGTCACCCGCAAGGGCGGCGGCTCGGCCCTCCCGTACAAGCGGCCGCTGCTGCGCGCGATCCTGCACGAGGCGGTCTCCCGGGCCGGGGACCTGCCCGTCACGATCAAGATGCGCAAGGGCATCGACGACGACCACCTGACCTACCTCGACGCGGGCCGGATCGCCGTCGAGGAGGGCGTCACGGCGGTCGCCCTGCACGGCAGGACCACCGCCCAGCACTACGGCGGCACCGCCGACTGGGACGCCATCGCCCGGCTCAAGGAGCACGTCCCGGAGATCCCGGTGCTCGGCAACGGCGACATCTGGTGCGCGGACGACGCCCTGCGCATGATGCGCGAGACCGGCTGCGACGGCGTGGTCGTGGGGCGCGGCTGCCTGGGCCGCCCCTGGCTCTTCGGCGACCTGGTCAGCGCGTTCGAGGGCACGGAGACCCGGCAGGCGCCCACGCTGCGCACCGTCGCCGACGTGATGCTGCGCCACGCGACGCTGCTGGGGGAGTGGATCGGCGACGAGGCGCGGGGCGTGATCGACTTCCGCAAGCACGTCGCCTGGTACCTCAAGGGCTTCGCGGTGGGCTCCGAGATGCGCAAGAAGCTGGCGATCACCTCCTCGCTGGAGGAGCTGGGCTCCCAGCTCCAGGAGCTGGACCTCGACCAGCCCTGGCCGGACGGCGCCGACGGCCCCCGCGGCCGCACCTCGGGCAACAACCGGGTGGCCCTCCCGGACGGCTGGCTGAAGGACCCGTACGACTGCGCGGGCATCAGCGCCGACGCGGAGCTGGACACCTCCGGGGGCTGA
- the bla gene encoding class A beta-lactamase encodes MTTTSSRLIPGSPSRRGLLALGGAGAGALILGAGPARAASGSTTARLRELERTHGARVGAFAYNVATGVAVRHRADERFPMLSTFKTLAAAAVLRDLDRDGEVLEKVIHYTEADCVSDSPVTDTPEHIASGLSVARLCDAAIGDSDNTAGNLLLRELGGPQAVTRFARSLGDRVTRLDRWEPVLNSAEPGRVTDTTTPSALARDYARLVLGNALEPRDRERLTYWLLNCRTSGTRFRAGLPPEWTVADKTGGGSYASCNDVGVAWTPEGVPVVLAVLTTKPAGASDAAGDHPLVRDAAEALAAAVVS; translated from the coding sequence ATGACGACGACCTCTTCCCGCTTAATCCCCGGCTCCCCCAGCCGTCGCGGACTGCTCGCGCTGGGCGGTGCGGGTGCCGGCGCGCTGATCCTCGGCGCGGGCCCCGCGCGGGCCGCGTCCGGCTCCACGACCGCCCGGCTGCGCGAGCTGGAGCGGACGCACGGCGCCCGCGTCGGCGCCTTCGCGTACAACGTGGCCACGGGCGTCGCGGTGCGGCACCGGGCGGACGAGCGCTTCCCGATGCTGTCCACGTTCAAGACGCTCGCCGCGGCGGCCGTCCTGCGGGATCTGGACCGGGACGGCGAGGTCCTGGAGAAGGTGATCCACTACACGGAGGCGGACTGCGTCTCCGATTCCCCGGTCACCGACACCCCGGAGCACATCGCGAGCGGGCTGAGCGTCGCCCGGCTCTGCGACGCCGCGATCGGCGACAGCGACAACACCGCGGGCAATCTGCTGCTCCGCGAGCTCGGCGGCCCGCAGGCCGTCACCCGCTTCGCCCGTTCCCTGGGCGACCGCGTGACCCGGCTGGACCGCTGGGAGCCCGTGCTGAACTCCGCCGAGCCGGGCCGGGTCACGGACACCACGACCCCGTCCGCGCTGGCCCGCGACTACGCCCGGCTGGTCCTGGGGAACGCGCTGGAGCCCCGGGACCGCGAGCGGCTGACGTACTGGCTGCTCAACTGCCGGACGAGCGGTACGCGGTTCCGGGCCGGGCTGCCGCCGGAGTGGACGGTCGCCGACAAGACGGGCGGCGGCTCGTACGCCTCGTGCAACGACGTGGGCGTCGCGTGGACTCCGGAGGGCGTGCCGGTGGTCCTGGCGGTGCTGACGACGAAGCCGGCGGGCGCCTCCGACGCGGCGGGCGACCACCCGCTGGTGCGGGACGCGGCGGAGGCCCTGGCAGCGGCGGTCGTTAGTTAG